Below is a genomic region from Medicago truncatula cultivar Jemalong A17 chromosome 3, MtrunA17r5.0-ANR, whole genome shotgun sequence.
TGGAATAACACATTTGGAAGACCCATCAAGTATAGTTTTGTTGCGTATCCCTTCCTCTTCTGCAATTTTGCTTACATATGAAACATAGATGATTGCATGATGATATTCAATCCTTTAAATGATTTACTAATGGTTAGGATTTCTGTTGTTGGATGTATTAGTAGACGAGAAATGTGTGacgaaaatataaaagatatgtGCAGATAAGAATTATCAAGTCACGACCTGCTTTTTGGTCATGCCACAAATGAAAatactcaaacttttttttttttgacaaagaaaatACTCAAACTATTGAACATTCAAGAACTCATAATTCTACTGAAAGGATGAAGAAAGGAAAAGTGGACAGTGCACACATGATTTCAATCTCTTGAAGCACATACCTGAGACACAGGTGAGAGAAAGAGTTCTTTGTTTCTTGATTCGAAAATCTTCCATATCTTTTGTGGATCTAATAATTAGTTATTGAAATCAAATCTCAACACAACTTTTACTTAAGGATTAACACTTcttcataaattaataatattgatttttttagtaaCTTTATGATAGATCtctataattttaatttcataataggGTGGTTAATAATGCTTTTCCTTgttatatatgtcattttttatcttttcctgtaaattatttttgtttatttagcccctgtaaaaaaaaattgaaatacctctttaataggtcattcaaaaaaaaattgcagaaaTTTTCGTATTTGAATGACCTAATAGgggtattcaaaaaaaaaaaaattacagtaagcaaaacaaacaaaaaaattacagaggagaaaaccaaaaatgacatatattatagggcggtaaaacaccattaacacTTCATAATATGACATCAATCCTTATACAATCCTTTATGGagcttataaaataaataaactcaataatataatacaatttacataataattattgaaagcaTCTATAAGACATTGATTCTTATTTATGGAATTGTAAAGTATAACCTATAATTATCggtacaaaaattaaaactattttacaaaaatgaTTGATGAAGAAGAATTGCATACCTCAATTAGTTAGAGATAGTGTCTTATGAAAGTATTGAAATAAGAACAAGAATAGAGAGAAgtagaaagagagaaaagagattctatttttctcattaaatacaaaaagtGACTTTGAAGATAAGTTTAATGATGTTAGTTTGACTTGATTATAATATGTCTAGATAATccaatatttaaattgaaatccACTTATATTATACTattcataataattaattaattattaaaaataaaaatttatactaATATTGTAGAGTCGTATGTCCTCGCTTTGTCATCCTCTCATTTTTGTACAGTTTTGCTTACACAGCAACATACAAATAAGAAGGAGCACAAATGCAAGGGAATATGACATAGATCATTACATGTCTCCTTGATTTGCGACAAAATAGTTCTTCCCTTTTATAATGTTAACAATCTTACATTTACTGTGGACTAGTCGATGTGGGCTATACAAATACAATACTTCAGTTTTTCATGTCCGCAAAGAGCAAGAAGAGTATTTTTGAATACTTTGTTAGTCAATTTAATCCTTGAATGCAGACTTTGTTGGTCAATTTAGTCTCTGAATATAGACTTcgttagtcactttagtccctaaaattgactaacagagtttgcattcagggactaaagtgccCCATTTTTACCTGTGAACTGGTCGATGTGGGCTCTTGTGATTTGTATACATAGAAACAGACATAAACAGCAGGTGAAATAGATGGTGACTGAAAGAGAACTTTTTGATTCTTGATACAAACAATATTTCCAGGATACACAACACAAAACTGTAGATTCATCAATTAGTCTCTTTGAATTTAACCACTAGGTTTTTTACTTGTCAACTGGTCGATGTGGGACTGGGGTTTAGACAAAAACACAACAAACTACAATTCATATGAAATATAGAACTTGCTTTCTGGTCTCTCAAGCCTAAAATTTTATTGAACATTCAAAAACTCATAATTCTATTTATTATAGgtaaacaacataacatgtgATCTTTCTAGTACGGTATGTCCTACTTATGCAACCTCTACTCTAAAGGCCCTTAAATGCTTCTACACCTCTGGGCTCACGTCTGTCTTATTCTGATCATGGTTTCATAGCTTCGCACCTGTGTCCGATGGAACCTAGTCTTGTAATATAGGATTACAATGCAAAAAGTTCCTCATCTAGTTAAGAAAGAACAAAAGTGAGTCTGAGCGAAACTTGTCCTCCTTGGAAGCTGGTATAATGAAAATCACATCAAAATACAGTCTGAACTAATTCATTTGTTGTTGTGTGCTTCTTAGAGCCGAAACATTGCACAGGCGAAGGGAAATTGTAGCTGTTACCACAAAAATTAACATGCTTCCACCAAGTCCATGTCTAATGTCTAATATTGTGAAACGCTTTTCCCTGCGATAAGAGATAATGGTAAACATTTTAAACTTGAAATGTCATTGAATCAAATGTTTGAGTAGAATATATTTTGCTTAATGTTCACTTTTGTTGATGACTTCATTTTCTTATTGTTCATGTTTTTTTTCGTATTGTTTAATTAGCGCAGCGGAGTGCTGATATATTTTTACTGAGTAATATACTTGATGATCCTAGCCCTCTCGTTTTAAGTCTCACGAAGAGCTCTTCGCTTTTAGATTTGATACAAACGAAgcttttttcaaaggaattcgGTTAATGCAAATATCAGTAATTTAAACTTTGAAGTGAAAAAGAAGAGTGCTTTTGTCGAAAAGCTACACACTTCAAATTTCCGAGCTACACTTTTAAAAATCCGTTCATGGAAGGTTCATTCAAGATTCTCCATGcgattttttagtttttgaaaaatttatacttttgatataaatatgaattttgaagACTTCTTCCGTATCAAATCAATGAGCCAAAACGAGATCATATTCCCTTGATTTTTCCCTTGTCCTCACCAATatcagtttaatttttttttttagtagcaTAAATATAGCTTTGGACCTCTTAATTTTGGTCCTCTTAATTATGTCTAATTTCCGTGTCTTCAATAAAATAAGCGTATGATTACTtaagtttattatttaaaaaataaataaaaaattacctaAGTTTATGTTCATACAAAGGTGGAGTTATTGGAATTAtatattgtttaaaatttatCTCTTAAGTAAAATATGTCTATGATTAGCTAATCGCtgcaaatttatatatattcttaaATAAAAGACTTTGAACCATCTATTTAGGCAAAACTACAATTTTTGTCtcccattttaatttttttatgaacccATGATTTTCAACATCCAATTTGATGATATAGCGATAAATTGTTAATTACTAGCCTCTTGtatcattttaaattatattttggctTTGTATGCTTGGTCATTTCTCATTTCAacaccccttttttttttttaaagaaactaaattagCCCATAAAAATTGGGTTTAGGAAGAATTGAACCTGAAATCTTGAAAAAGAGCATATCCGAAAGTATGAAGCCAATATCACTAGATCAATTTAAGTGAGATGTAACACCCCATGTTTTAAGACACTACAATTAGACATTAAATTGTTAAAGTCAAGTTACCTAATTTATCATCGCTTCATCATGGTACCAAAATTAGACAATTAACAATTGAAGGACAAAGAGCATCTCTAAGGAAgaatcatttaattaataaggaCTTCAATCTATTAAGGACTTTAATTGgagggagaaaaaaaaagtatttattagTTACGGACAATTATACAAATACTCTCTTCAACGGGTCCCatgatcaaaataataaaagaaaatagataAAAGTTGTTCCCACCATCTCAAATTCATGTGTTCCTACTAGGTCTTGACAGAAAATTGAAATCCGGCCCAAACCGGCCGATGTCCAGCCCTAGTTCCTActcaattcaatttatttttatttatattataaatatacaaattaaagTACATGTTAGTGgcacttttttaaaaattcgcTTTTGTTTACTACAATTGAAGTGTTTTAATagatacttttattaaaatattataaataaattatatgtaccaaaataaaacaaataaatttaaactaatatttttttgagggaaaaattTAAACTAATATTTATTGAACCCTTTCATTGAAAATCATATTTCCTCCTATCCTAATTCTAcatttatataatttcattcaCAAATAAAGATGTAACGAAGAATTGAGAACGCAGGAAATATGACCTCATTCATCGTTGGGCTTGTTGCTTTATAATAGAagcatcattttcattttataaccAAAAAAAGCTGGCTTTAACTTGTGAATTAGTCGATGTGGTCTCTAGACAAAAAACAGAGAAATGCACTATGCCAATACCTCTCTACAAATGCACTTTTATTCTCACATTCATTTGTTTCCAATCATTCTTCATTTCCATTTCTCAAAACAGAACATGAAGACTGCTTTCTGAGGAAGCAAAGCCTTCAATGCCATTTGCAATGAAAATTATCTAGGCAATGAGAGCACCATTTGTAATTGGTCTGCCAAGAACAAAGCATTTTGAAGGTTGCAGGTTCCAAATTTAAGGCCTTTGTACCCTCCTTACCATGTTCGTGTATTATTAACCTTTCACATGTGAAGGGAATATTGTAGCTGCTGCTACCATGATTGACATCAAATTAGCATGCTTAAACTTAGTCCTTGTCTAATATTGTGAAACATTTTCCTCTGCGACCAGAGATGATGGTAACCattttatgattgaaatgttCTTTGAATCAAATAGTGATGAATTCGAACATTAAGTACCACATAATTCAATAACATTTAGTATTTCAGGCTGTGtgatatcatatatatttttaaatacactaaagtaaatgaaaatatatttcaactatgaaaaataaagggttaaataagttttttaaccTTATAAATAAAGcgagttttgtttttaatcatcataaaaaaataagtggtaTGTTTGCATCcctataaatattactccttaAGGCCTTAAATTAGTGTAGTTGAACTATATGCAATATCCACGTAACATATTTTGATCATAATTTTCTACTATTATAAAAAGACGAATAATAacctataaaattttgtttaatttgtctCAGaccaatatttataaaatatcaatttttcataacttttaaCAATATCAAAATCCCTTATTCTAGGAcatatcaaatttgttttaaacaattaatttatttgaaaaaatgtgttcaaatttttttttttttaagaaaaacacCAAAGGAATCAAACTTGAAATCTCAAGAAAGAACACACTCCTAAATCTCAAGTCAGTTTTGTccatattttcattattttaggAATAAAATTGCATACTAAAAAGTGTGAATTCATCACAAGTCATATCTCCTCCTCCTCATTTTCACAGTTGTCTTCACAACAACGTAAATAAATGAAGGGTtgaaaagagaatgaaatacaACCTAGATTATCACAAGGCTCCTTAATGAGCAGTAGAATAGTCCTTTCTTTTTATAACGTTAACAGCTTTCTTTTACTTGTGTGCTAGTCGATGTGGGCTATACTAACCTGGTGTGATTTTAATGGCTTGGTGTGGTCTGCTTTTCAAAGCCAAAACCTTACACCGGCGAAGGGAATATTGTAGCTGCTGCCATCATTGACATCAAATTAGCATGCTTAAACCTAGTCCTTGTCTATTAATATTGAGAAACATTTTTCCTTGTAACAAAAGATAGTGGTAAATATGTTAAGATTGAAATGCCATAGAATCCATTAGTGATGAATTGAAACTTTAAGGACTACATAAATCAATAACAAGACTCCCTTTACAGAACATCATCCAATTTAGGTACCTAGAATTCAGACACAAAATAGGCTATTATACTCAAAATAGGTTATATTGTCTTCTTTACGATATTAAGCTTAATTCTTTTATCGATAGGCAGCGTTAACTCGACTGTTTTAAAGTAAAATGCTATGTATAACATACTCTTATGAGTATCACACTTTCAAATTTACTAAAGAAAAAGACATCATTATCTGTTGAAAAGTCATAAAAGGTGAtgtgtcacaaaaaaaaaaaaaactaaatataagaTTATAATAGAATTATGTAGTATAAAGAATACCATGAAAACTTTATACGTTGAGAATTAGAAACCGACTTACCAAAGACAagttttcatttgatttttctatATTCTGCATATCAAAAGCATCAATCTCTTCTATCAATTTATCCAATCTTGATTTGCGCATACCACTGAAATGCTTGGAATTTGAAAGTGCCGCATAATTTTCACTGTTGCTCACCTCTAAGTCTTCAAGATAATCTTCCTTGTGCAACACAGGCCAACCACACTTCTTTATCTTGCAACCCTCCACTTCCACTTCGAAACGCAACAAACAGTTTTCCCTAAACTCTGGCTTCCGATGCCTGCTAAAGGATTCGCGCATGGACTTCTGATCCCATCTTAGGTGTCTTCGAATGTAAATAAAATCACCACTCACTACCATTGTGAACAGATACAGTTCATTGTTTGCTCCTGAACTTGAGAAGAGAGATAAGGATTTGTCATCTTCATGCTCTGAAGTATCCAAGTTCCAACGCAGACGCATGTGTCTGGTACGAGTGTTTATCGGAAAATACAGTACACAAATTAAaaccaataataatattaatgttgataGTATTTCTGAACCAAAAAAGTGATTTTCTCCCAAATCTGGTTTGGTATTGTCAAGCTGGGTTTTCTCTGGCCAGAAAGCCTTCATCAATTTCCTCCAAGGCCACAAATACAGCAACTGCCCATCCATCACTTGAACAACAATCATTAGGGATCTCCACCGTTACGCGTTACTGATGCAATTGAGTCCGCTTCTGACACATGTGATGAAGTCAAGGGATACAAATTCTGATTATCCAATCTTGAAGGGATTTCCATGTACACAGGATAAGGGTAATCAACCATCTGTTACAAAAACAGCAAAAGTTCATGCATACATTACAAATAGAAAGTGACTTTGTGCGTGTAATATAGATGGACAACCTTTCTCCATGCGCTTCCTTATCTATCTCTCCAACAAAgatacaaaatttaaaatcacttcaactttaaaactaattttttttttttaaacatcatATTATTCAAGCTACACCGCACAAGAAGGACGGCAAAGCAAAAGGCGAAACTACAACGAGCACCGTAAATATGCGGCTACCCAAACCCAACAAACGAAAACACCCAAAAAACTTCCAAAACACACGAAAACCGAAACAAGCAACAAACTAAAATTGTTTCTCTTAATTGTGTTATGTTTTACTTTGGGTGAGGTGTTTTGTCTTCTTTGAAGGGACGGAAAAGGAGAAGGGAAAAATGGACACCTGATTTCAATGTTTTGAAACACATACCTGAGTTACGGGTGAGAGAAAGGCGAGTGGGTAGGTCTATAAAATTATTCCCGGATAGAATTAGTCTCTCCAATGATGATAAACCATTAATATAACGGGGAATTGAATCATCAGTGAGATTGCAATTGCTcaaatccaaaacagttaatgAGGAAAGACCTGAGAAAATAGAAGGCAATATTAAACCTGTGTGAAAATTGTGGTTCATACCGAGTTTCAAGGTCCGTGCACAAGCTAACTTTTACAATCTACACGGAAGTGACTATGGATCATGAATTTTTATTTCCGGTGAACGTTTTTTCTCGTTTACACCTCCTCCATCTCTGTTAGGTATTGATTACAATATCTTGCAGGTtagaaattatatttattttgtccaagtgtttgtaaattttatcatttggtAATCTATCTGTTTCTAATCACTTCATTAATAATCAATGTTGTGGGTGTTCTCACCTCTGTTGGAGGATTGAAAACCAACAGTTTTTTGGAGGCAAGATCGAGAATTGTTGTGGTTGAGTTGGATTCTCATGGGTAAGTTGATAGCGTGACAATAAACAAGTATTGTAACatgttgtataaatatatacacacGTGTATTTTACTAACTTGATTGTTAATTGATTGTAGTTTTCGGTTCACTGCACTTTATTTGGTCCACGTCGACCAACTTTACTCATTCATATTCACTGGTGGTATGAACGTGGTACTTGCTATCATGTTAGCTAAAGTTAAGTCCTGCATGCAAATGATATATTGTCAACAACATATGTACTAAGTTTACAAGAATTTTGTAAATGTACTAAATTTTGACATTCAACCTTGGCAGGTGCTACTGTGCTTCAGACCATAGGAGAAAGttcaaaaacaatattcaaTCCAGATATCATTGAGGCTAGGCAATTAAGGAACATGTTAAAGCATAACACCTATTGACATTTTATGTATCAGAACTGACTTCTATTTCAATACGAAGTTtagaaactaattttttttttccagttgTTTATATATCATAATGCCGAAAACATCTCCTATGATCATTCAGCGTTTCAATGGGAATCAAGATGACAAGTGGGTTGTCCTCTATGAGGATTTTATTATAAACACAAACAAGACTGATATGAATGGACTCAGGTCTTATCAAGAGGTATTTCAATAGCTACTACcttaaagaaataatttaaaCATGAATAATATGTATTGAATCTGTAAATAgctataaatttatatttatatcatgTTATTTcgtaatatatatgaaaagtatttatttataccTCAATCAGAGACTTTGCAGACAAACTCAATTGTTGTTTTGGGTACCATTGTTGAGATCATCGTTGATGAAGGATGGTGGTACACCAATTGCTCGTGCGGCAAAAGAGTTGTTGATGGTGAAAGTGTTTTTGGGATACACGAAAGGTTGTTTAATAACTCATAAGCTTCAAAatccatttcttcatcttcaaacaTATCCAAATCATACACATGACTCTCCTgactctcttaaaaaaatatataagtgtGAAACTTTGTTAAGAAATGCTTCAAAGTCCTTTGCCAATTTCTAAAATTGAAGTTATTCTAATTGCACAAGTCATTTTTTTGCTGTTTATACAATTGGCAAAGGACTTTGAAGCATTTCTTAACAAAGTTTCacacttatatattttttcaggAGAGTCATGTGTATGATTTGGATATGTTTGAAGATGAAGCAGTGGATTTCGAAGCTTATGAGTTATTAAACAACCTTTCGTGTGTCCGAAAAACTCTTTCATCATGAACAACTCTTTTGCCGCACGAGCAATTGGTGTACCACCATCCTTCACCAACGATGATCTCAGCAATGGTACCCAAAACAACAATTGAGTTTGTCTACAAAGTCTCCGATTGAGGTATAAATTAATACATTTCATATATATTACCAAATAATATGACATAAATCTGAATATATAGCTATCTATAGATTCTATACATATTATTCATGtttaaattatttctttaagGCAGTAGCTATTGAAATGCCTCTTGATAAGACCTGAGTCCATTCATATCAGTCCTGTTTGGGTTTATAATAAAATCCTCATAGAGGACAACCCACCTGTCATCTTGATTCCCATTGAAACGTTTAATGATCATAGGAGATGTATTTTCGGCAATACTGATATATAAACAGTTCAAAAAACATTAGTTTTTAAACTTCGTATTGAAATAAAAGTCGGTTCTGATACATAAAATGTCAATAGGTGTTATGCTTTAACCTGTTCCTTAATTGCCTAGCCTTAATGATACCTgaattgaatattatttttgaactttCTCTTGTGGTCTTAAGCACAGTAGCACTTGCCAAAGTTGAATGACAAAATTTAGTACATTTACAAGATTCTTGTAAACTTGGTACATATGTTGTTGACAATATATTATTTGCATGCAGGACTTACAATTGTAGGACTTAACTTTAGCAAACATGATAGCAAGTACCACGTTCATACCACCAGTGGATAGAAATGAGTAAAGCTGGTCGACATAAGGACCAAATAAAGTGCAGTGAAACCAAAAACTACAATCAAATAACAACCAAGTTAGTAAAAtacatgtatgtatatatttttacaatatgttACAATACTTGTTTATTGTCACACTATCAACTTACCCATGAGAATCCAACTCAACCACACCACTTCTCGATCTTGCCTGCGAAAAATTGTTGGAATTCAATCCTCCAACAAGCGGTGAGAACACCCACAACATTGATATTAATGAAGTGATTAGAAACAGATAGATTGTTATTGATTAAGATTaccaaatgataaaatttacaaacacttagacaaaataaatataatttctaACCTGCAAGATAATCGGTATTGTAATCAATACCGAACAGAGATGGAGGAGGTGTAAATGGAAAAGTGTTCACCAGAAATAAAAATTCATGATCCACAATCACTTCTGTGTAGATTGTAAAAGTTAGCTTGTGCACGGACCTTGAAACTCGGTATGAACCACAATTTTCGGACACACAAAAGGTTTTGAAATCATATGGCAGAATCAAATCTCGTCCAGAGTTGGAACCTGGCCAACCACATCCACTTAGAGATAACCTTTTGAGATTTTCTAATTGAAATAATGAGGGATCAAATTCCCCAACAGCAGTTCTACTGAAGTTCAGATCCTGCAAAGCCGTGTTTTGTTTTATACCATCTGGCAAGCTACAAAGTTTTGAACATCCCAATATGTTGAGAATTTTGAGAGACTTCAGGTTACTAATGCTGTTTGGAAGGCATACAATATTTTTGTAATGCATTAAATTAAGGACTGACATGTTTGTcatagttttcccaaattccggAAGTCTAGAAACGTTTGAGCAGTCAGATAGAATGAGCATTTTCAAGGAATCCATTTCCAATGTCCTTGGAAAGCGTTTAAGATTTACACACCCTATCAAGCTCAATATCTCAAGAATTTTGTGATCTTTAATAGATTGGTGAAGTCAACAAGTTCTGTACAGCCATTAAGATACAGGTCTTCCAGGTATGAACTCCAGATATATTTGGAGTTTGACATAGATTTTTGGTTCAGCTTTCCAAAATACTGAACAAGACAAAGGATAAATAGATAAGTTATGAAACTCTTAT
It encodes:
- the LOC120579738 gene encoding uncharacterized protein, with amino-acid sequence MIVVQVMDGQLLYLWPWRKLMKAFWPEKTQLDNTKPDLGENHFFGSEILSTLILLLVLICVLYFPINTRTRHMRLRWNLDTSEHEDDKSLSLFSSSGANNELYLFTMVVSGDFIYIRRHLRWDQKSMRESFSRHRKPEFRENCLLRFEVEVEGCKIKKCGWPVLHKEDYLEDLEVSNSENYAALSNSKHFSGMRKSRLDKLIEEIDAFDMQNIEKSNENLSLVSRFLILNV